In a single window of the Flavivirga spongiicola genome:
- the pseI gene encoding pseudaminic acid synthase, giving the protein MKIGNKQIGNNNPCFIIAELSANHNGSLDVAIETIRAAKRTGADAIKLQTYTPDTMTIDVNNEDFQISGGTLWDGKTLYELYGEAYTPWEWHKRLFEVAKEEGLICFSSPFDITAVDFLEELDVPAYKIASFEIQDIPLIEYAASKGKPIIMSTGLAEEKDIKLAVETCRKVGNNDIVLLKCTSSYPAPLELANLNTIPDLKSRFGVEVGFSDHTYGSLAPTIATTLGANILEKHFILHKNVGGPDADFSLDVTEFTEMVNKVRDTEKLLGKVSYEVSNKVKKNRKFARSLYVVSDVKAGEVITKENVRSIRPGFGLHPKYYIELLGKTFNQEAFRGTPLSIEMINQK; this is encoded by the coding sequence ATGAAAATAGGGAATAAACAAATTGGAAATAATAACCCTTGTTTTATTATAGCTGAATTATCTGCTAATCATAATGGAAGCTTAGATGTTGCAATAGAAACAATTAGAGCCGCAAAAAGAACAGGGGCGGATGCAATTAAACTTCAGACATACACACCAGATACAATGACTATAGATGTCAACAATGAAGACTTTCAAATAAGTGGGGGTACATTGTGGGATGGTAAAACGCTTTATGAATTATATGGAGAAGCTTATACTCCTTGGGAGTGGCATAAAAGACTTTTTGAAGTAGCCAAAGAAGAGGGTTTAATTTGTTTTTCTTCTCCTTTTGACATTACTGCTGTTGATTTTCTTGAAGAGTTAGATGTACCAGCATATAAAATTGCATCGTTTGAAATTCAAGATATACCTTTAATAGAATATGCTGCATCTAAAGGAAAACCAATAATTATGTCTACAGGTCTTGCTGAAGAAAAAGATATAAAATTAGCAGTTGAAACATGTAGAAAAGTAGGTAACAATGATATTGTCTTATTAAAATGTACATCATCTTATCCAGCCCCTTTAGAACTAGCTAATTTGAATACTATTCCAGATTTGAAATCTAGATTTGGAGTTGAGGTTGGTTTTAGTGATCACACCTATGGGTCATTAGCACCTACAATTGCGACTACTTTAGGTGCTAATATATTAGAGAAACATTTTATTTTACATAAGAATGTTGGAGGTCCGGATGCGGACTTTTCTTTAGACGTTACAGAATTTACTGAAATGGTGAATAAAGTAAGAGATACAGAAAAATTATTAGGAAAAGTCTCTTACGAAGTTTCAAATAAAGTAAAGAAAAATAGAAAATTTGCGAGATCTTTGTATGTTGTTAGTGATGTTAAAGCAGGTGAGGTGATTACTAAAGAAAATGTGCGCTCTATTCGTCCTGGATTTGGATTACACCCAAAATATTATATAGAATTACTGGGAAAGACATTTAATCAAGAAGCCTTTAGAGGAACTCCTTTATCTATAGAAATGATAAATCAAAAATGA
- a CDS encoding PIG-L deacetylase family protein, with translation MLESLKNKKILVVVAHPDDELLGLGASMHKLIKKYNCKIRAVILGEGITSRADQHDTNKWKEELKQHKQNIEEAVSQIGYESVGIYDFPDNRFDSVALLDIIKIVEKEKREFQPEVIFTHHGGDVNIDHQKTFEAVITATRPMDHEKVKTIITFETPSGTEWRASSDPRHFTPNFYISVSEKDIEAKIRGMESYKFEKREFPHPRSPKALTILAQQRGVSVGKNYAEAFCIIRSIN, from the coding sequence ATGTTAGAATCACTAAAAAATAAAAAAATACTTGTTGTAGTTGCACATCCTGATGACGAACTTTTAGGATTAGGAGCCAGTATGCACAAACTCATAAAAAAATACAATTGTAAAATAAGAGCAGTTATTTTAGGGGAAGGTATAACTAGTAGAGCAGATCAACATGATACCAATAAGTGGAAGGAAGAGTTAAAGCAACATAAACAAAATATTGAGGAGGCGGTTTCTCAAATAGGGTATGAGTCTGTTGGAATTTACGATTTTCCAGATAACAGATTTGACTCTGTAGCATTATTGGATATTATAAAAATTGTAGAGAAAGAAAAAAGAGAATTTCAACCAGAGGTCATTTTTACACACCATGGAGGAGATGTTAATATAGATCATCAAAAGACTTTTGAGGCTGTAATAACAGCAACAAGACCTATGGATCATGAAAAAGTAAAAACTATTATAACTTTTGAAACACCTTCTGGGACAGAATGGAGAGCCTCCTCAGATCCAAGGCATTTTACACCTAATTTTTACATTTCGGTTAGTGAAAAAGATATCGAGGCTAAAATTAGAGGGATGGAATCTTATAAATTTGAAAAACGAGAATTTCCACATCCTAGGTCCCCCAAAGCCCTTACAATTCTAGCTCAACAAAGAGGTGTTTCAGTTGGAAAGAATTATGCAGAAGCCTTCTGTATTATTAGAAGTATCAACTAA
- a CDS encoding methionyl-tRNA formyltransferase, with protein sequence MISNYIVLSSKVWNVDLVEKLKVYAPESNWHYISKKEDFNKETLERIKPDKVFIPHWSYIIPESVFLNFDCVVFHMTDLPYGRGGSPLQNLIANGLEHTKISAIKVVKELDAGPIYLKSDLSLYGTAEEILIRANNVIFNMIIKIKDENPQLTEQEGEITSFKRRTPKMSSMEDLNELEDIFRHIRMLDADGYPHAYLETENFKLEFTRASLKADKSIIADVRITKK encoded by the coding sequence ATGATATCTAACTACATTGTCTTATCTAGCAAAGTTTGGAATGTAGATTTAGTAGAGAAACTTAAAGTGTATGCTCCAGAATCTAATTGGCATTATATCTCTAAAAAGGAAGATTTTAATAAAGAAACGCTTGAGAGAATTAAGCCAGATAAAGTCTTTATTCCGCATTGGTCTTATATTATTCCAGAATCTGTTTTTTTAAATTTTGATTGTGTAGTTTTTCATATGACAGATTTGCCATATGGGAGAGGAGGAAGCCCACTGCAAAACCTTATCGCAAATGGGTTAGAACACACAAAAATCTCTGCAATTAAAGTTGTAAAAGAATTAGATGCAGGACCAATCTATTTAAAGAGTGATTTAAGCTTGTATGGAACTGCAGAAGAGATATTGATAAGGGCTAATAATGTTATATTTAACATGATAATTAAGATTAAAGATGAAAACCCCCAGTTAACTGAACAAGAAGGAGAAATCACTAGTTTTAAAAGAAGAACACCTAAAATGAGTTCTATGGAAGATTTAAATGAATTAGAAGACATATTTAGACATATTAGAATGTTAGACGCCGATGGTTATCCTCATGCGTATTTAGAAACCGAGAATTTTAAATTAGAATTTACTAGAGCGTCATTAAAAGCAGATAAATCAATAATAGCAGATGTTAGAATCACTAAAAAATAA